From the genome of Odocoileus virginianus isolate 20LAN1187 ecotype Illinois chromosome 31, Ovbor_1.2, whole genome shotgun sequence:
TCTTTggccctccaatgcaggggtgaGTTTTGTTTCTGGCTGTTGGTACTCAGAGGTCAGGGATGCTAAGACACGCTGCAATGCTGAAGACACTCTACAGAACAAAGCATTATCTGACCCAAAATGCAAATAGTTTTCTGTTGAATAACACTGCAGGCTCCTTGTAAGTTCACAGGTACAAGTGATGAAATTAACTCCCTTTGGCATGAAGTCAGAGTAACAGATGCAGTGATGTGGTATAAACGGTGGAACAGGCTTTTCCAGTACGTGACCtgagatgacttttttttaaggaatgaggCAATTTATTAACCCAGCATCATTTGCTCTAATGCTGCTTGTTGCCAGCTGCCACCTGTCTGGCGATTCTGTCCAGGTCTTTTTCCTGAGATGTCAGTTTGCAGCCCCCGTCTTGGTTCTTTTCCACCGTTTCCCCTGTAGGGCTTGGAGGACCCGATGGGCCACACTCTTGGAACCTCTGCTGAAGTGGCTGGGCATGAGGCCACTCCTCTGACGCCCCCCCCAGAGATCGTGGTCCTGGGGCCAAGCCCAGCGCCCCTGGAGTACAGGTTCTGTGCGGTGGAAGCAGCTCGTGTGCAGGATCAGTTCTCACTGTAGGGAGCGAGCGAGCTCTTTATGTTTGGCCAGCTTGACAGTGTCCACCCATTGAGGGACTGTCAGCTTCCCGGACTTTCTGAGGAAGGTGGCCAGCCCTCTGACAGACTCCAGCTGGTTCACGTCTTTTCCAGTAACTCCAGGCATTATGCAGCCTCCGCGCTGCCAGCCAGGGCCAAGAAGGTGACTTCTAAAATGGTTTGCTATTCAGTTGACCCAGAAACTCCCACAAAAccatgcaaatcaagaggttcaaaaTCTGCAcatgttcactttaagaacacttGTGAAACGGCCCAGGCCATTTAGGGTATGCACATCTGAAAAGTcaccaagtatctgaaggatACCCCTTTACAGAATGTGTGCCATGCAGTTCTGTCGTCACAATGGTAGAGTTTGTAGGTGCGCTCAGGCCAATCGGGGCTGGACGCAGGGTCGGTAGTCCAGAGGGCTGAGTTTTTACTGTACACCTTCAAAGATGCAGAGAGCAGTGCTGAACTGAAGGGCTTAGATGCAGATGCTCTGGCCACCGAGCACATTCAGGTGAACAAAGCCCCTGAGAGGTGGCGCAGGATTTACAGAGCTCGTGGTAGGTTCACCCGATCCAGGAGCTCTCCCTGCCACGctgaaaaaaagacagaaattctcACGGAAAAAGGAGATAGTTCCTAAACCGGAAGAGGGGGTGGCACAGAAGAAAAACATAccccagaagaaaatgaagaaacaaaaacgtAGTGGTCTGGGAATAAATGctgccaaaaaataaatgcaagtagaaagtaaataaatacaaggtAGAGCGGTTAGAGTTCAGGCTTTGTACAGGGAACAGGCCGTGCTGgctggactgttttttttttttatctggtCAGTGTTGCCAACATACTAAAGTCCTATGAAACCTCTTTTAAGGTCAGAGACCAGACTCTACCACTTACTAATTAGGTAATCTGGAGCAAGTTACTTCTTTGAACTGCAGTTTTGTTTGTAAAAAAGGCAAGAATAATTAACTCGagactgtgaggattaaacaagatgCCTGAGGGTTATCTGGCGGTATCTAGACAAAGTACCCTCTTAAGTGATAGCAGTAGTGTTTAATCTCACCATTATCATGAAATGCCACACTTAGTGTATGCTCCTCAGCCAAAggctttctaaaaatatttccagtGAGGAAGTGTATATTCCATAAGACACTTCTTTTGCTAAAGGCTTAGATGACATATATTCACTCAGTTGCTACTTCTAAATCACTTGgaatccccccccccaaaaagaagACAAGTTTGAATGATAGTAAAACTTCATTTTGAGAAAATCTTGAACACACTACATTTAAAAATTGCATGCTCATATACTAAGGTTCATTATTACTTTCAACACACTACGAAGGTAgttaggaaaaaaacaattttttatggCTTTACTAtggagggaatggtaacccactccagtattcttgccaagagagtctcatggacagaagagcctggtgagctagtccatggggttccaagggtcggacacaactttgcGACTGAACCACCACAACCACGGAGGAAACGGAGCCTGCGAAACAGCGAAGTGAAGAGCCGAGCAGAAGGCAGAGCGGGTGATCCAGAAGCTCCAGAGGCACACAGGACGTGCAGCCACTCGGTTCTAACTGAAATCAGACTCAAAAGTCTATTTAGCTACATGTCACTCATTCATAGTTTGTACAAGGGTAACTGTCAAGCCTCCTTGGGAAGCAAAGGACAAGTGTTTTGAATGTTCAAGAAGCCATCATATTAGCCCTTCTGAATTCTCTATACACAATCCTTGCCAATTCTATTTTTGTGTGAATCTGTGTGAATTCAGTGTTCAGTGGTTGTATATTCGGGGTGGAAACAGGTAACTACTGCATGGTCAGTGAATAATTATAGGGTCCAGATACAGTTCACTGGTAGTCTGGCCTATAATGCGACAgccctctatttttaaaaaaatgactgacAGAATGCTTACTAAGGAGATGGAATTAGAATAAGCCATACTTGAGATCACTTGTTATatcccaaacttaaaaaaaagggaTCTCTGTGGACCAATGGCTGGGACTCAGGAAATGCTTCACTAtacaaaataattctttaaaggaTAGTTTTTTAAACAGGATTTTACTCTGCGGCAAGtgtataataaagaaaaagtttatGTTTAGGAATACCCATTAGGGATTCTTTTTCCCAGAGTTATCTCCACATGAAGGGTACATATAAATAATCAACAGAAAATAACTTGCACAATAGAGACATCATGTTTGCTTTCTAAAAATTTCATTGAATCTTGACACAATGGCCTAGCTTTGGGTAACACAAAGGATGCCAAACTTCAAAGCAAAATGGAAGACatcttctcaagaggcagatgcTCAGTTCTGAACTTCCCGATGCAGTTAGCGTTCCAAGTGAACTCAACAGGATGAGGTAGAACCTCTGCTGCGGAGCGCGGGACACAGCTGCGCTCCACGCCTTCGCCGCCCGCTCCGAGGGCTCTCGCTCTGGCAGGAGCTGTTCAGCCGGCGCCGTGAGCTGCGCCTCTCTGCCCGAGGGCCTCCTGCACACAGCACAGCCGTCCTGCTCTCTGGGTCCCACGGAGTCCTGAAACATGTACCACGTAGTGGAAAGCCAGGTTTCAAGAAGGCAAAGTCCTGAGTGCTCTGAGGGAAGCAAGAGGGCATTCAAACGaaagattaataaaaacaaaatctacaaAGCTCATGGAGGGGCTTGAAGATGAAAACTACAATTTTTCGACCATGGAAGGGGTTGACCAACACCCAGGGACTGGGCTGCCTGCCTGAAGTGGGAGCTGAGACAGAAATTCAATTCTTTTGAGGATTTATATACATGGTAATTGGCAAAACACATGATAGAACAAAACACATCAATTCCTTTCTTTTGAAAACGGCTCTAAAGGGAGAGTGAGGCTTGAGTCCTTCTTCCATGGTCCTGCCTATTCAGCCATCCAGAGTTTGAAGGTCCTGTCATAGGAGCAAGTGGCTATGAGCTGCCCATCGGAAGAAATGTCTAGGCCCATCACTTTGCCTTCGTGGCCGGCCAGAGTCTTCAGAGGGGACCAGCCTGGGTGAGTCCAGATCTTGGCTGTGTTATCATAGGCACCAGTGAGCAAGAAATTCCCATGGATAGCtacaaaagagaagaggaactactTCAGGAATTGAAATATTCAAAACagtgtaagaaaataaaagaacccAAATCTGcagggtgtgtgctcagtcgtggctgactctttgtaaccccatagactgtagactgtcaggctcctctgtccgtggaattttccaggcaagaatattagagtgggttacttccctggcggtccagtggttaagactccatgcctctattgcagggggcatgggtttgacccctggttgggaaactaagatcccacatgccacatgaagggggaaaaaaaaaaatctaaagcaatcaagaagactggagtgggttgctatttcctcctccaggggatcttcccaacccagggatcaaacccgcgtctctagCATCTcgtgcactgacaggtggattctttaccactgtgccacctgggaagtcctcaaaTCCACTAGAACATACTATTTCCAAAAAGATGGTATTTTGGCATTCACAAAATGCCAACACTCCAATCTACATTTCTACTAGTCCTCTAAAAAAAAGGGAACAACTACAGACAGACTTAGGGAAACAAATAACATTATTAAGGTCTTTTGGCTCTTTCCCTGAGACTATCTATTCAGAATAATATTAAGAATTAAGTGCTTGGACTTTCCATGGAAAGCAAAACATGCACAGAAGTCTTTTTTACTTCCTAGCAACAAGAAGTATGCAGTCATAGCTCTGTCTGAAATAGTGGTTGAGGGAAGGAAATTATCATTTGTTCCTTCAACAGGGTCCAAATTCTCTCATGTTCCCCTTCCAAGTTAAGCTAACACCTGGCCTGCATTTCACGCAAATGCAATCTGTTTGTCTTGTAGTTAGGCTTACAATAGAAGGAAAACTCACGCTCAAACTTGACACCCGTCACTAAGTTCTGATGGGCAGGGATGGTATAGACACAACGTCGCTGTCGAAGGTCCCATACTTTGCAGGTGTTATCACCACTGCCAGTTGCAATGTGGTAGCTGTGGATCAGATATAGTGATGAAGTCAGAAACACAGAGTACCTGCTGACCAATAACCCTGTCCACCCCTCATTCAGTGAGCTTATTTACCCATTGGGGGAGAAATTTATTCCATATATTTCCTTCAGGTGACCTTCTAGGAACATGATACAACGTCCTGTGCGCAGGTCCCAAACTCGACCAAATGCATCCAGTCCCCTGATAAAACAATTCATGAATGAGTATTTTGAACCCAGTTCTCTGTGGAAGCAGGCAGATGTCAGAGGTGAGACGACTGAGCTGCCCCGGCTATGTGGAAGAAGCCTTACCCAGTGCCAGCCAAAGAGCCATCTTGATGGAAGGCAATGTCATACACACCCATGCTGTGGCCCTCCTGATGCAGGATCTCCTCTTGAGCTTCCAAATCCCACAAGCGCCATGATCGGTCATAGCTTAAAAAGTCAAGCTAACAATTAACCAGCAGATACTCAAAGTGTACAAAGTGCTATAAATTACAAGTGTACAAAGTGCTTCAATGTACCAAGTGCTGTCAACAGTTGTAGCTCAAGTTATATTTCTGAAACTACTCATACAACCATATTAACAAACTCTTTTCTGGCATAAATAATGTCTCCACAACTAAGCATATCTGTCTTGGGTGCTAAATGGGAAACTATGGACTGCCTATGCCTAAAGGTAGCCACTGCCTACCTCAGtggctattttaaaaaacagaattcacTTAGAATGGTCCAGAACAAAGACTCTGTTGCCTACTTTCTTCCCCAATTTCAGTTATGTCCTTCCATTCACTGAGCATTTACTGGGTCCTAAAGTGAATGCTGGGGATATAATCAATCACAAATAGATCAACAGAATATAACAGAATAGAGAGTATACAAATAGGCCCACATATacatggtcaaatgattttcaatgAGGCCACCAAAGCAATTTCAAAAGTGAAAATCTCAATGATGAGAAAACTGTAATACATAtggaaatacatataaaacaaaaaatcctcaattaaaaaatgggtgaAGCACCTAAAcactgaacaaaagaaaatacacaaagggTCAATAAGCATATGACTCAATACCAACAGTCATCAGAGTAATAAAAAAACTGAAACCATGAGATTTCACTACATACTTGCAAGACTGGGCAAAATGATGAGATGGGCAATGCCAAATGTTGCAAGGATGTTAACAAAAAAAACCATAACACTAGAATGCTGGGAATGCAGAATGATACCAACACTAAGGAAAACCACTTgcaagttttaaaagttaaatatacatcTACCCTATAACCTTGCAATTGCATTCCAAGATATTATTTattcaagagaaaggaaagacaaatatgtCCACAAAAGTACTAGATGAGAGTATgtatagcagctttattcttaTCAGCCAAGAGCTGGAAACAGCCCAAGTGTCCACCAGTGGGAGAACGGATAATCTGGCAGTTTTGCAACTGAATAgttctcagcaataaaaaggaactactgatacatgcaatGACAAGAATGAATCTTAAAAATGCTGTGCTGAGTAAAAGAACCCAGTCACAAATGAGTTTATCAGGTATGAATAGACAGTGGCAGAAATCAGGGCAGGGGTTGCTTTGGAAAGGGGGTTGGCTGGGAAAGGCATGGGGGAGCTTTCTGGGGTGATGCAAGTGTTCTATCGACAAGTACCTGGCTGTGAGCATAAACGATGCCATCCTGGGCCCATACAGTTCTTCCTGTCCTCCTGCTGACCCCACCCAGAACTGTACTGTGTGGTAAATCACTTTTCTATTGTCAAGGGtttttattaatagttaataGATACTGTTTAACAACCATTAGGTCCAGGAGACCTCCATGCTCTGTTAGTTGTCAAACAATGAAGACCTTTGCTGATGTATTCCCAGCACCTACTGGTTACCCATTCATAAATCTTGACTTAGGAATGTACTTCCTACTTCCAAGCACAGACCCCCATACTCTAGGTTAACTATAAAATTGCTGCAACGGCTTCATGAAGGTGCAGTGTAGCTGTGAATGCTTCAGGACTGCTGACTGCCAGATCCCACCCTGTAAGTGACCCTATAATAAACTGGTCCACTGGGTATACGGATGGAGTTGTCCACCTTGATTACTCATCTCAAGATGCTTCTCAGGGACACCCCTCATGGTatggtggataagaatccacctgccaatgcaggggacatgggttcaatccctggtccgagatGATTCCACATGACGTGGGCcacccatgccccacaactaccgaagcctgcgtgcctagaggCTGAGCTTAGTCAGCAACGAGAGAAGCGTGTGCACTGCAACAAAGGCAGCTCCCATTCATCACAACCGGAGAAAGCCCATAAGCAACAACAgagactcagtgcaaccaaagttaaaaaaaaaagatgacttctCAGTTTGGTGGGCACTTTTTGTTCCCTTGGACCTTCAACAACAGGGATGTGGGTCATGTGAATGTATGCATTTGTCAAGACTGactaaattatacacttaaatCCATTTCACAGCATGTAAATTGTATCTCAAAAACTTCCTTAAAAGATTCTGGCCTCACTGAATTTACAGAATCAATGAAAGAGACTGATCTGTAAGCAGTGAAGTTATAATACAACGTATAACCCACTCTGCCACCCCTCTCCACCAAAAAATGCACTTCTAATATTGGCCAAGAAAGAGAACAAGGAAAAACTCTAGCTTTCTGGAAATTAGTGACTGAAATTTCAGATTAACTGCAATTTAAAGCCAAATACACTTAGCCTTAACTGTACCATATAGTCTTTTTTGATTCTGGTTCATTGCATTCCAAGAAAATATTACTTGAAGATCTCTACTCTAAAAATTTACTTGGCAGTTATCCATAAAGGGTTAACAAGGTGCCCCAGGCCTGTATGGACAGAGTAAGAGCATGGCTTACCAGGTGGTACCTAAGAAGCGTCCTGATGGATGCCACGTTACACGGGCCACACGCACTGTGTGGCCTTCAATATCTGCCACCGGTTCATCACTGAAAAGGAACCAAATATTCTAAGTAAACTATCTTACAGTCATGCAAatattcactgaattttttttctaactgttGAGCACACAGGCACTCATTCTGCATGGGTTGACAGGCCAAACTGTACCTGTCATCTGTTAAAATTTTAGGGCCAACAATAACCTAACCACTCCCCAAGGTTATAAAAGCTTCGGGGCTGTCACACGTGTCCACAGGGAAACTGCCCGCTTTTTGctgctcagtggctcagctgtgtgctactctgtgaccctgtggactgcagcgcgccaggcctccctgcccttcaccatctcccggagctggctcagactcatgtccactgagtcagtgatgccatccagtcatcttgtcctctgttgtccccttctcatcctgctttcaatctttcgcagcatcagggtattttccaataagtcagttcttctcatcaggtggccaaagtattggagcttcagcatcagtccttccactgaatattcagggttgatatcctttaggatggactgcttggatctccttgcaattcaagggactctcaagagtcttctccaaaatcacagttcaaaagcatcaattcttcggtgctcagccttctttatggtccaaatttcacatccataaatgactactctgttagcaaagtaatgcctctgctttttaatatgctatctaggtctgttattgcctttctttcaagaggcaagtgtcttttaatttcaaggttgcagtcgacatctacagtgattttggagcccaagaaaataaagtgtgtcactgttttcattgtttccccatctatttgccgtgaagtgatgggaccagatgccatgatcttagttttttgaatgtgaattttaagccagctctttcattctcttctttcacctttcatcaagaggctctttagttcctcttcgctttctcccataggggtggtgtcatctgcatagctgaggttcttgatatttcttcctgcaatcttgattctggcttgtgcttcttccagcccagcatttctcatgatgtactctgcatgtaagtcaaataatcagggtgacaatatacagccttgacgtactcctttgtaAATTTtgaccagtctgttgctccatgttcggttctaactgttgcttcttgacctgcatacaggtttcataggaggcaggtcaagtggtctggtattcccatctctttcagaattttccacagtttgttatgattcatacagtcaaaggtttcagtgtagtcaatgaaccAGAAGCAGATGCCATAGCACTTCAATAAACACTGTCCTTCTATTTCAGTTTACTATGTCAACAAACTCTTAATTCTATACCACTTaagattaagagaaaaataaaagatacttcaACATAACaagtaaaataatttctctgaACCACAGGACTGCTGAGATTCTAGAAAGAAACATACTTTGATAGAGATGCAGGGCGATATCAAATACTTCTGGTCCAAGTGGATTATAGATAATTTCATTTCAAACTCCAGCTTGTTCAAGGATCCACATGAAAGAACAACTCCTAAACAGAAGCTTAATTTCTTTTCAGTAGCCATTAAATTCTACTACCAGCAACAGCGGAAAGAAGATCTGAAACACCAGTGAAAGGAAATAAACATAAACCCTAAAGAGGGCAATTAAAAAGGGAACACTGTTAATGTGCATACACAGAACTAATCAAAGCCCTAGGGGAACAAATATTGCTAGGTATTACCAAAGCCAATTAAAACGTGCTGTGCTCACAGGTAAGATCCGGTCTAGCAGAGTGGAGACACTAATTAGCTCCTCACAAAATCCTAGAACAAAAGCCTCATGTACTTTCCCAAAGAAGGAAAACCAAGCAACTGAATTCAGAAGTCTTTTAGACAACAAGGTACTTCTAACTATTTCtgggaaaacaataaataatcaCAAACACACTAAAACAGACAAACCTGTTGTAATTGGAAAATATGGTTTAGGTAAAGGATGACGATGTTGGGAGGAGACATGGCAATACTGCTAGCCATAATCTTCTTTCCCTCCCCTGTGGCTGTTTGTTAAGAACCAATGTGCTGTCTGGAGTATTATTTTCAGTCAATCTACCAAACAGCGCATTACTCCAAAGTCAATCTATTGCATGGCAGGTATAATGGATCGTTCCAGAATAATTGGAGCCAGGAAACAGCGGTCACTATAGTAGAGGCAAAAACCAAGGTACAGAGTACCAGGTCCCTAGGGCCAACCCATCAACTATTAACTGTGGTGACGGCCGTGCGGACAGAGCAGTAAATATTCACCTGTCAAGGCTCCACAGCTTCACAGAACCGTCAGCAGCACAAGAGGCCAGATTGACGTCTTTTTGGTCCAAGGAGACCGTGGATTTGGGGTGGAATACGATCGCTCCCACGTTTGTGTTATGGCCTGAAGGAGTGTAAAAGATGGAAATTAAAGGGCTGCTGCTCCGTTATAACTTGTGTAAATATACACAATGAGGAATGTTATGTATACACAGTTCAGAAAAAGTGAACCTATAAAGTATTAAAGTAGTTCTTCAACTACTAAaaaattgaacttttaaaatttaaactaacgtataaattacattaaaaaaaaatgctaaacacACCAGAAAATGCTTCTTGCTTTAGAGATTGTAAATGCCAGAGTGGGGCTGGACATGAGAgagaaatatatgcatataacgTCATTATCATTCAGCCTTGCAGTCGAAGAAAACCAAACCAAGTCAGATCATTTCACGAATTTATCGTGTGTGTACTGGGTTTGAGTGTCTGGTAGAGCTTCAAGAGTTATACTGCTTGATAGAGCTCTAATTGGGAAAAAGACCGAGATTTAGGTAAGAGTATGACCCACCTCGAAGAGTGTGAAGGAGGTTGCAATCAGGAACTGACCAGAGCTTGCAAAGCCCACTCCTATCAAACACAAAGGAAAGCATCTCAGCCAGGGTTGGTCTGGGAAGGAAAAGGTATCTTGGTAACATTACTAAAGGACAACTTCTTACCCCCCAAAACCGTTACAGTggcagacaaaaaagaaaaggcttatCATTTGAAGGGTTGTGTAGGAAAGCTACAGCCAGGTCTGATGCAAACAAAGGCCTCCACTGGACTATAAATATTATAGCACAAGCTGCTCTTCTTAACTTTTGGACCAATTTCTAGGGAAAGTAGGACAAATTAAACTATCTaactataatattaataatgatattATCTCCTTAAATATGAATAGCATATTACTACttacaaagtaattttaaaaaattgctttattCTGAAAAATTCCAACAAATTACTTTTTTATCATCTCAAATGATCCTTATGACAGACTTGTGAGGTCCCTAAGATAGGAATGGTCATTTCCGCTTTACTTGTgtattcactttattttctgtgattaactttttaaatggagtatagaTGACTTATAATGTCGTGTCAGCTTCTGCTGCACAGCGAAGTGAGCCATCGCTACTTTATAATAAAGAGAGCTGAGGCCTGAAGAGGTGGACGGATCTATGTAGGCCCTGGTTTCCTCCTGATGGCAGTCTTGATTTCTGCCTGGTCAAGTAGCTTCTGTGTGTACGGTGTAAGGAAGACTGCCCCTCACTAGACGACAATGTCCCACAAGGACAACTGAGTAAATGAGCAGAACAAAACAACGAAGCTTTCACATCTGGAAGGTTTTCTGCATATGCGATGGCAAAAAGCAAACAGAATAAACACAAAAACGGTAATTCGCTTTACTTT
Proteins encoded in this window:
- the PRPF4 gene encoding U4/U6 small nuclear ribonucleoprotein Prp4 isoform X3 — protein: MASSRPSSTQATKTKAPDDLVAPVVKKPHIYYGSLEEKERERLAKGESGLLGKEGLKAGIEAGNINITSGEVFEIEEHISERQAEVLAEFERRKRARQINVSTDDSEVKACLRALGEPITLFGEGPAERRERLRNILSVVGTDALKKTKKDDEKSKKSKEEYQQTWYHEGPNSLKVARLWIANYSLPRAMKRLEEARLHKEIPETTRTSQMQELHKSLRSLNNFCSQIGDDRPISYCHFSPDSKMLATACWSGLCKLWSVPDCNLLHTLRGHNTNVGAIVFHPKSTVSLDQKDVNLASCAADGSVKLWSLDSDEPVADIEGHTVRVARVTWHPSGRFLGTTCYDRSWRLWDLEAQEEILHQEGHSMGVYDIAFHQDGSLAGTGGLDAFGRVWDLRTGRCIMFLEGHLKEIYGINFSPNGYHIATGSGDNTCKVWDLRQRRCVYTIPAHQNLVTGVKFEPIHGNFLLTGAYDNTAKIWTHPGWSPLKTLAGHEGKVMGLDISSDGQLIATCSYDRTFKLWMAE
- the PRPF4 gene encoding U4/U6 small nuclear ribonucleoprotein Prp4 isoform X4, producing MASSRPSSTATKTKAPDDLVAPVVKKPHIYYGSLEEKERERLAKGESGLLGKEGLKAGIEAGNINITSGEVFEIEEHISERQAEVLAEFERRKRARQINVSTDDSEVKACLRALGEPITLFGEGPAERRERLRNILSVVGTDALKKTKKDDEKSKKSKEEYQQTWYHEGPNSLKVARLWIANYSLPRAMKRLEEARLHKEIPETTRTSQMQELHKSLRSLNNFCSQIGDDRPISYCHFSPDSKMLATACWSGLCKLWSVPDCNLLHTLRGHNTNVGAIVFHPKSTVSLDQKDVNLASCAADGSVKLWSLDSDEPVADIEGHTVRVARVTWHPSGRFLGTTCYDRSWRLWDLEAQEEILHQEGHSMGVYDIAFHQDGSLAGTGGLDAFGRVWDLRTGRCIMFLEGHLKEIYGINFSPNGYHIATGSGDNTCKVWDLRQRRCVYTIPAHQNLVTGVKFEPIHGNFLLTGAYDNTAKIWTHPGWSPLKTLAGHEGKVMGLDISSDGQLIATCSYDRTFKLWMAE
- the PRPF4 gene encoding U4/U6 small nuclear ribonucleoprotein Prp4 isoform X2, yielding MASSRPSSTVQATKTKAPDDLVAPVVKKPHIYYGSLEEKERERLAKGESGLLGKEGLKAGIEAGNINITSGEVFEIEEHISERQAEVLAEFERRKRARQINVSTDDSEVKACLRALGEPITLFGEGPAERRERLRNILSVVGTDALKKTKKDDEKSKKSKEEYQQTWYHEGPNSLKVARLWIANYSLPRAMKRLEEARLHKEIPETTRTSQMQELHKSLRSLNNFCSQIGDDRPISYCHFSPDSKMLATACWSGLCKLWSVPDCNLLHTLRGHNTNVGAIVFHPKSTVSLDQKDVNLASCAADGSVKLWSLDSDEPVADIEGHTVRVARVTWHPSGRFLGTTCYDRSWRLWDLEAQEEILHQEGHSMGVYDIAFHQDGSLAGTGGLDAFGRVWDLRTGRCIMFLEGHLKEIYGINFSPNGYHIATGSGDNTCKVWDLRQRRCVYTIPAHQNLVTGVKFEPIHGNFLLTGAYDNTAKIWTHPGWSPLKTLAGHEGKVMGLDISSDGQLIATCSYDRTFKLWMAE
- the PRPF4 gene encoding U4/U6 small nuclear ribonucleoprotein Prp4 isoform X1, with the translated sequence MASSRPSSTVQQATKTKAPDDLVAPVVKKPHIYYGSLEEKERERLAKGESGLLGKEGLKAGIEAGNINITSGEVFEIEEHISERQAEVLAEFERRKRARQINVSTDDSEVKACLRALGEPITLFGEGPAERRERLRNILSVVGTDALKKTKKDDEKSKKSKEEYQQTWYHEGPNSLKVARLWIANYSLPRAMKRLEEARLHKEIPETTRTSQMQELHKSLRSLNNFCSQIGDDRPISYCHFSPDSKMLATACWSGLCKLWSVPDCNLLHTLRGHNTNVGAIVFHPKSTVSLDQKDVNLASCAADGSVKLWSLDSDEPVADIEGHTVRVARVTWHPSGRFLGTTCYDRSWRLWDLEAQEEILHQEGHSMGVYDIAFHQDGSLAGTGGLDAFGRVWDLRTGRCIMFLEGHLKEIYGINFSPNGYHIATGSGDNTCKVWDLRQRRCVYTIPAHQNLVTGVKFEPIHGNFLLTGAYDNTAKIWTHPGWSPLKTLAGHEGKVMGLDISSDGQLIATCSYDRTFKLWMAE
- the PRPF4 gene encoding U4/U6 small nuclear ribonucleoprotein Prp4 isoform X5 encodes the protein MLSFVFDRSGLCKLWSVPDCNLLHTLRGHNTNVGAIVFHPKSTVSLDQKDVNLASCAADGSVKLWSLDSDEPVADIEGHTVRVARVTWHPSGRFLGTTCYDRSWRLWDLEAQEEILHQEGHSMGVYDIAFHQDGSLAGTGGLDAFGRVWDLRTGRCIMFLEGHLKEIYGINFSPNGYHIATGSGDNTCKVWDLRQRRCVYTIPAHQNLVTGVKFEPIHGNFLLTGAYDNTAKIWTHPGWSPLKTLAGHEGKVMGLDISSDGQLIATCSYDRTFKLWMAE